One window of Thermococcus sp. JdF3 genomic DNA carries:
- a CDS encoding glucose-6-phosphate isomerase, with amino-acid sequence MEYKNPLGVDIDLETGVIPGAKKLVRRLSDLKGYFVDEKAYAELLKENPVVYEVYAIEQEEKDGDLNFATTVLYPGKVGREFFFTKGHYHSKADRAEIYYGIKGRGGMLLQTPEGKAEWIEMGPGTVVYVPPYWAHRTVNTGDEPFIFLAIYPADAGHDYGSIAEKGFSKLVVEENGEVRVVDSPKWKE; translated from the coding sequence ATGGAGTACAAGAATCCGCTGGGTGTTGATATTGACCTCGAAACCGGCGTCATTCCCGGGGCCAAAAAGCTCGTCAGAAGGCTCAGCGACCTGAAGGGATACTTCGTCGATGAAAAAGCTTACGCAGAGCTTCTCAAGGAGAACCCGGTTGTCTACGAGGTTTACGCGATTGAGCAGGAGGAGAAGGACGGCGACCTCAACTTCGCAACCACCGTCCTCTACCCGGGTAAGGTCGGAAGGGAGTTCTTCTTCACCAAGGGCCACTATCACTCCAAGGCAGACAGGGCGGAGATATACTACGGCATCAAGGGAAGAGGCGGAATGCTCCTCCAGACGCCCGAAGGAAAGGCCGAATGGATAGAGATGGGGCCCGGAACGGTTGTCTACGTTCCCCCCTACTGGGCGCACAGGACCGTTAACACGGGCGACGAGCCGTTCATCTTCCTGGCGATATATCCCGCCGACGCAGGCCACGACTACGGCAGCATAGCCGAGAAGGGCTTCTCCAAACTCGTGGTCGAGGAGAACGGTGAGGTCAGGGTCGTTGACAGCCCGAAGTGGAAGGAGTGA
- the glmM gene encoding phosphoglucosamine mutase, with amino-acid sequence MGRLFGTFGVRGIANEMITPEFALKMGMAFGTMLRREGRRRPLVVVGMDTRVSGEMLKDALISGLLSVGCDVIDVGIAPTPAIQFATAHFKADGGAVITASHNPPEYNGIKLLEPNGMGLKKEREAVVEDVFFKDDFDRARWDGIGDVRKEDVIRPYIEAIKSRVDVEAIKKRKPFVVVDTSNGAGSLTLPYLLRELGCKVVSVNAHPDGHFPARNPEPNEENLRGFMRIVKALGADFGVAQDGDADRAVFIDENGRFIQGDRTFALVADAVLRENGGGLLVTTIATSNLLDDIAERNNAEVMRTKVGDLIVARALLEHNGTIGGEENGGVIFPDFVLGRDGAMTTAKIVEIFAKSGKKFSELIDELPKYYQFKTKKHVEGDRKAIVARVAELAEKKGYRVDTTDGTKILFEDGWVLVRASGTEPIIRVFSEAKSEGKAEEYLKLGLELLERVIGA; translated from the coding sequence ATGGGAAGGCTCTTTGGGACCTTCGGCGTCAGGGGGATAGCCAACGAAATGATAACGCCAGAGTTCGCCCTCAAGATGGGCATGGCCTTCGGAACGATGCTCAGGCGCGAGGGCAGAAGGAGGCCCCTCGTAGTGGTCGGAATGGACACCCGCGTTAGCGGGGAGATGCTGAAGGACGCATTGATAAGCGGCCTCCTCAGCGTCGGCTGCGACGTCATAGACGTTGGAATAGCGCCAACCCCTGCAATACAGTTCGCGACGGCGCACTTCAAAGCCGATGGCGGCGCCGTGATAACGGCGAGCCACAATCCACCCGAATACAACGGCATAAAGCTGCTTGAACCCAACGGCATGGGGTTGAAGAAGGAGAGGGAAGCGGTAGTTGAGGATGTTTTCTTTAAAGACGACTTCGACAGGGCCAGGTGGGACGGGATAGGCGATGTCAGGAAGGAAGACGTCATCAGACCCTACATCGAGGCGATAAAGAGCAGGGTTGACGTTGAGGCCATCAAAAAGCGGAAGCCCTTCGTTGTCGTTGACACATCCAACGGCGCGGGTAGTTTGACGCTTCCCTATCTGCTCAGGGAGCTCGGTTGTAAAGTGGTGAGCGTGAACGCCCATCCCGACGGCCACTTCCCCGCGAGAAACCCCGAGCCCAATGAGGAGAACCTGAGGGGCTTTATGCGGATAGTCAAGGCCCTCGGAGCGGACTTCGGAGTCGCTCAAGATGGCGACGCCGACAGGGCAGTGTTCATAGACGAGAACGGCAGGTTCATACAGGGCGACAGGACCTTTGCCCTGGTTGCCGATGCCGTTCTGAGGGAGAACGGCGGTGGACTTCTCGTCACCACCATAGCCACCTCCAACCTGCTCGACGATATAGCGGAGAGGAACAACGCGGAAGTCATGAGAACCAAGGTCGGCGACCTCATCGTCGCCCGTGCTCTTCTCGAGCACAACGGGACGATAGGGGGAGAGGAAAACGGCGGCGTTATCTTCCCGGACTTCGTCCTCGGCAGGGACGGGGCGATGACCACAGCCAAGATAGTCGAGATTTTCGCAAAGTCGGGCAAGAAGTTCAGCGAGCTGATTGATGAGCTTCCGAAATACTACCAGTTCAAAACGAAGAAGCACGTTGAGGGCGACAGGAAGGCGATAGTGGCCAGGGTGGCGGAGCTCGCTGAAAAGAAGGGTTACAGGGTGGACACCACCGACGGAACCAAAATTCTCTTTGAAGACGGCTGGGTACTCGTGAGGGCCAGCGGAACGGAGCCGATAATCAGGGTCTTCAGTGAGGCGAAGAGTGAGGGAAAGGCCGAGGAGTACCTTAAACTTGGGCTGGAGCTTCTGGAGAGGGTAATTGGGGCTTAG
- a CDS encoding TraB domain-containing protein: MSYLRYVKLIGTMHVSPKSREEVIRTILGERPHAVAIELDRARFLAMNENRRMTLEEALRFGRKGLINYALAKVEERLGEEFGMAPGEEMKAAINAAQRLGVPLYLIDEDINVILSKIAAAPGREKLLMALEALGIFLPVRLGEPSDPMAEYRVMMVQFKRRYPYLYRVLVEERNEVMARNLISIVENLKLRGVKRPRVIAVVGLGHKPGIEHLLDRAREQRFLSPYWAAGAM; the protein is encoded by the coding sequence ATGAGCTATCTTCGCTACGTCAAGCTCATAGGCACGATGCACGTTTCGCCGAAGAGCAGGGAAGAGGTGATCAGAACGATACTCGGTGAGAGGCCCCATGCCGTTGCGATAGAACTCGACAGGGCGCGCTTCCTGGCCATGAATGAGAACAGACGCATGACCCTCGAGGAAGCCCTCCGCTTCGGCAGGAAGGGGCTGATAAATTACGCACTCGCGAAGGTCGAGGAGAGGCTCGGGGAGGAGTTCGGGATGGCACCCGGGGAGGAAATGAAAGCCGCTATAAACGCCGCCCAGAGGTTGGGTGTTCCGCTCTACCTCATAGACGAGGACATAAACGTCATACTCTCCAAGATAGCCGCCGCCCCGGGGAGGGAGAAGCTTCTCATGGCCCTGGAAGCCCTGGGAATATTCCTGCCCGTTAGGCTCGGCGAGCCCTCCGACCCAATGGCGGAGTACAGGGTCATGATGGTGCAGTTCAAGCGCCGCTATCCCTACCTCTACCGCGTTCTGGTCGAGGAGAGGAACGAGGTCATGGCGAGGAACCTGATCTCGATAGTGGAGAACCTAAAGCTACGGGGGGTCAAGAGGCCGAGGGTCATAGCGGTCGTTGGCCTCGGCCACAAGCCGGGGATAGAGCACCTCCTCGACAGGGCCAGGGAGCAAAGGTTTCTCTCGCCATACTGGGCCGCAGGGGCGATGTGA
- a CDS encoding KH domain-containing protein, which yields MKDRLEKMLNVKILEIEELEDRIVVYVPEDQVRIAVGSGGAAVKAAELVIGKKIEVKGK from the coding sequence ATGAAGGACAGACTCGAAAAGATGCTCAACGTCAAGATTCTTGAAATCGAGGAGCTTGAGGACAGGATAGTCGTTTACGTTCCGGAGGATCAGGTGAGGATAGCGGTGGGGAGCGGCGGTGCCGCCGTTAAAGCCGCCGAGCTTGTAATCGGCAAGAAGATTGAAGTAAAGGGCAAGTGA
- a CDS encoding mannose-1-phosphate guanylyltransferase/mannose-6-phosphate isomerase, with translation MKTLILAGGKGTRLWPLSRELMPKQFVRFLDDRSLFQRTVERVLNLGFSKSDEIFVVTNKAYRFRVLDDIRELGLELPEENILLEPEGKNTLPAIYWGIKQVEETFGDSIVAVLPSDHLIEANEAYERAFRNAERLARGHLVTFGVKPTRPHTGYGYIKPGGALREGDELLGYRVDEFKEKPDFETAKRYVENGYYWNSGMFMFDTEVFIEEIHRHAPDVYEAFENAESVDEAYRAAPDISIDYGIMEKTDKAAVVPLNVYWNDLGSFDAIYEVMGKDESGNAVKIGSRKSEYIPLNSRNNLVMTERLTATVGVEDLIIIDTDDALLIAHRGESQRVKEVYKLLKERGDERVFVHRTAYRPWGSYTVLEENERYKIKRLTVLPGKKLSLQMHYHRSEHWVVVRGTAKVTVGDREILLRPGESTFIPAGVKHRLENPGKVVLEVIETQIGEYLGEDDIVRFADDFGRD, from the coding sequence ATGAAGACGCTTATTCTTGCGGGGGGCAAGGGAACGCGCCTCTGGCCGCTGAGCAGGGAGCTGATGCCGAAGCAGTTCGTTCGGTTCCTGGACGATCGTTCCCTTTTCCAGAGGACCGTGGAGAGGGTGCTCAATCTGGGGTTCTCGAAGTCGGATGAAATATTTGTCGTGACCAACAAGGCGTACAGGTTCAGGGTTCTCGACGACATCAGGGAGCTTGGCCTGGAGCTTCCGGAGGAGAATATCCTGCTCGAACCGGAGGGAAAGAACACCCTGCCGGCCATCTACTGGGGCATAAAGCAGGTTGAGGAAACGTTTGGGGACTCAATCGTCGCCGTTCTCCCGAGCGACCACCTGATAGAAGCCAACGAAGCCTATGAAAGGGCTTTCAGGAACGCGGAGAGGCTCGCCCGGGGGCATCTGGTTACCTTCGGGGTAAAGCCGACCCGGCCCCACACTGGCTACGGTTACATAAAGCCGGGCGGGGCCCTGCGGGAGGGTGACGAGCTCCTCGGCTACCGCGTCGATGAGTTCAAGGAGAAGCCGGACTTCGAAACTGCCAAGCGCTACGTTGAGAACGGCTACTACTGGAACAGCGGCATGTTCATGTTTGATACCGAAGTCTTCATTGAGGAGATCCATCGACACGCCCCCGACGTGTACGAGGCCTTTGAGAACGCCGAAAGTGTGGATGAAGCCTACCGCGCCGCCCCTGACATCAGCATAGACTACGGAATCATGGAGAAGACGGACAAGGCCGCGGTGGTGCCCCTTAACGTCTACTGGAACGACCTGGGCAGCTTCGACGCCATCTATGAGGTTATGGGGAAGGACGAGAGCGGAAACGCCGTAAAGATTGGCAGCAGGAAGTCGGAGTACATTCCCCTGAACTCCCGGAACAACCTCGTGATGACGGAACGCCTGACTGCGACGGTCGGTGTTGAGGACCTTATAATAATAGACACGGACGACGCCCTTCTCATCGCGCACCGTGGGGAGAGCCAGCGCGTCAAGGAGGTTTACAAACTGCTCAAGGAGCGCGGAGACGAGAGGGTCTTTGTCCACAGGACCGCCTATCGTCCCTGGGGAAGCTACACTGTTTTGGAGGAGAACGAGAGATACAAGATAAAGCGCCTCACCGTTCTGCCCGGCAAGAAGCTCTCCCTTCAGATGCACTACCACAGGAGCGAGCACTGGGTTGTCGTTAGGGGAACCGCTAAGGTCACCGTTGGGGACAGGGAAATCCTCCTCCGGCCGGGGGAGAGCACATTCATTCCGGCAGGAGTTAAGCACCGCCTTGAGAATCCGGGGAAGGTCGTTCTTGAGGTCATAGAGACCCAGATTGGGGAGTACCTCGGTGAGGATGATATAGTTCGCTTTGCGGACGATTTCGGGAGGGATTGA
- a CDS encoding ADP-specific glucokinase: MSWDALYSSAFNKVRENIGRIGGVLLAYNTNIDAIKYLDSTDLGRRIELAGKDEVLGYSEELPEKITSIEHLFGGILWSIRRGKAAELFVESCTVRFYMRRWGWDELRMGGQVGIMANLLGGVYNVPVIAHVPQVSRLQADLFKDGPVYVPKVENGKLNLVHPKEFLADEENCIHYIYEFPRGFEVLGFEAPRENRFIGAADDYNPNVYIRPEFTEHFEEIAKKAELGIISGLQTLTRENYSEPFEEMVRHLEILNARDVPVHLEFAFTADETVRRALIDVLGRFHSVGLNEVELASIMEVMGEKGLAEKLLADDPVDPIAVTEAMLKLAERTGVKRIHFHTYGYYLALTSYKGEFVRDALLFAALAAAAKAKLGDVRSIDDVVKAMDVPVNENAGAVEEKLAGEYCMKNGIAEIDGYQLSFVPTKIVTRPKSTVGIGDTISSSAFVGEFALR, encoded by the coding sequence ATGTCCTGGGACGCTCTCTACTCATCGGCCTTCAATAAAGTCCGTGAAAACATTGGGAGAATCGGTGGGGTTCTCCTCGCGTACAACACGAACATCGACGCCATAAAGTACCTTGACTCCACGGACCTGGGGCGGCGGATAGAGCTGGCCGGAAAGGACGAGGTTCTGGGGTACTCCGAGGAGCTTCCGGAGAAGATAACCTCCATTGAGCATCTCTTCGGTGGAATTCTCTGGAGCATCAGGCGCGGAAAGGCGGCGGAACTCTTCGTCGAGAGCTGCACAGTCAGGTTCTACATGAGGCGGTGGGGCTGGGACGAGCTCAGGATGGGGGGCCAGGTCGGAATAATGGCCAACCTCCTCGGCGGCGTTTACAACGTTCCGGTCATAGCCCACGTTCCCCAGGTTTCGAGGCTTCAGGCGGACCTCTTCAAGGACGGACCGGTCTACGTCCCCAAGGTCGAGAACGGGAAGCTTAACCTCGTCCATCCAAAGGAGTTCCTGGCCGACGAGGAGAACTGCATCCACTACATTTACGAGTTCCCGCGCGGGTTCGAGGTTCTCGGCTTCGAGGCACCCCGCGAGAACCGCTTCATTGGCGCCGCCGATGACTACAACCCGAACGTCTACATAAGGCCCGAGTTCACCGAACACTTTGAGGAGATAGCGAAAAAAGCCGAGCTGGGAATCATCAGCGGTCTCCAGACTCTAACGAGGGAGAACTACAGCGAGCCTTTTGAGGAGATGGTGCGCCACCTCGAAATTCTGAACGCGAGGGACGTTCCGGTTCACCTTGAGTTCGCCTTCACCGCGGATGAGACCGTCAGAAGGGCCCTGATTGACGTCCTGGGCCGTTTCCACAGCGTCGGCCTCAACGAGGTCGAGCTCGCCTCGATAATGGAGGTCATGGGTGAGAAGGGCCTCGCTGAGAAGCTCCTCGCCGACGACCCAGTGGACCCAATCGCGGTCACCGAGGCCATGCTCAAGCTCGCCGAGAGAACTGGTGTTAAGAGGATACACTTCCATACCTACGGCTACTACCTCGCCCTGACCAGCTATAAGGGCGAGTTCGTCCGCGACGCGCTGCTCTTCGCGGCACTGGCTGCCGCCGCCAAGGCGAAGCTCGGCGACGTCCGCTCGATAGACGACGTGGTCAAGGCCATGGACGTCCCGGTGAACGAGAATGCTGGAGCGGTGGAGGAGAAGCTTGCCGGGGAGTACTGCATGAAGAACGGCATCGCTGAGATCGATGGCTACCAGCTCTCCTTCGTTCCGACGAAGATAGTAACGAGGCCCAAGAGCACCGTCGGAATCGGTGACACAATATCCAGCTCGGCCTTCGTGGGCGAGTTCGCCCTCCGTTAA
- a CDS encoding site-2 protease family protein, whose translation MGYEPWKDVHRGSMGRREIEDLLISFLVLALLFSNFDPYAIPYSLIAVLTAFIFHELAHRQVARHYGYRAYYKRWDTGILMALLVGIATRLLTGTTWIFAALGAVQVHAPYAVDSREAFGKISLAGPLTNIAVGAAALVALRAAVPFTPLWWVIKTTATVNLWLAFFNLLPFPPLDGSKVVRWNAGYWAVSIGVAYLLFRLL comes from the coding sequence ATGGGCTATGAACCGTGGAAGGACGTTCACAGGGGCAGCATGGGAAGGAGGGAGATCGAGGATTTGCTGATTTCTTTTCTAGTCCTCGCTCTGCTGTTTTCCAACTTTGACCCCTACGCGATTCCCTACTCCCTCATCGCCGTTCTAACAGCCTTCATCTTCCACGAGCTCGCCCACAGGCAGGTGGCGCGGCACTACGGCTACAGGGCGTATTACAAACGCTGGGACACTGGCATACTCATGGCGCTCCTCGTGGGCATAGCGACGCGCCTTCTCACCGGAACGACCTGGATATTCGCCGCCCTCGGTGCCGTTCAGGTTCACGCTCCCTACGCGGTGGATTCCAGGGAGGCCTTTGGAAAGATATCCCTCGCGGGCCCGCTTACCAACATAGCCGTCGGCGCTGCCGCACTGGTGGCCCTGAGAGCAGCGGTTCCGTTCACTCCCCTCTGGTGGGTCATCAAGACGACGGCAACGGTCAATCTGTGGCTGGCGTTCTTCAACCTGCTCCCGTTCCCGCCGCTGGATGGCTCCAAGGTCGTCCGCTGGAACGCCGGCTACTGGGCGGTCTCCATCGGCGTCGCCTACCTCCTCTTCAGACTGCTGTAA